GGCGTGGGGCACCGACGGCTTCCTCATCGGCACCGCCATGCGTCCCCATGCGGGGATGGGTTATGACCGCGCCCACGTCGACCTCTCGACCGGCGTGATCGGCCACACGCTCACGTTCCACCGCCCCTTCTCGATGACCGACTGGCTGCTGATGGAGCACGAAGCACCGTTCGCGGGCGGGGGTCGCAGCTACGGCCGCTGCCACATCTTCGACCGTGCCGGCGCGCTCGTCGCGAGCTACATCCAGGACAACATGATCCGGGCCATGCCCCAGGGCCAGTCGTTCTGAGAAACCAATCCTTCTGACAACCAATCCTTCTGAGGGCGAGTTGACCACCGCAGCGGTGGCCGACTCGCCTCAATTTGTGGGGGGTGGGGAGGGCCAGAGTCGGCAGAGTTCGTCGGTGGTCGTGATGGTGGTGATCGACGACAACGTGTGGTCGATCACGGCGTCGGCGTAGTCGGCGGGGAGGCCCACGACGGCGTCGCGGGGCAGGACCACCTGGTAGCCGAGGTCGATGGCGTTGATGCAGAGGCCGAGGATGCCGAGGTTCACCGACACGCCGGTGGCGACGATCGTGGTGATGCCCATGTTGCGCAGCATCTGGTCGAGCGAGGTCGACATGAACGGGGTCATGCCGTGCATGCGGGGCACGACCACGTCACCCGGTTCGGGCCCGAGCTCGGGCACGAGCGCGGCGCCGGGGGTGCCGATCTCGGTGGGCACGATTCCCTGCTCGCGCCGGAGCTTGGCCCCCATGGCGAAGATCTTGCAGTTCTCGGTGGAACCGATGCCGTCGGCCCGGTGTTCGACCGTGCAGTGCACCACACTCGCCCCCGCACCACGGGCGGCCCGACACACGCGAGCGGCGTGGGTGATCGTGCCCGCCTCGGCGACCCTGGCCACCAGGGCAGGCAGTAGCGCGCCCTCGCCCACCACCCCCTGCTGGAGTTCCATCGTCAACACCGCAGTGTGCGCGGGGCCGACCAGGGTGGCGAGGCGTTCCTGGTCTCGGCGGGCTTTGGCGTCATCGTCCATCGTGCGAACATGATGGCCCAATGTGGGACTTCGAGACAGAACCGGATTATCAGGCCAAGCTCGACTGGGCCGACGAATTCGTCCGCGAGGAGATAGAGCCACTCGACCACGTGCTCGGCAGTCCGTTCGACAAGAGCGACCCGCGCGTGATCGACCTGATCCGCCCCCTCCAGCAGCAGGTGAAGGACCAGGCGCTGTGGGCCTGCCACCTCGGTCCCGAGCTCGGCGGCCCCGGCTACGGCCAGGTGAAGCTGGCGCTGCTCAACGAGATCCTCGGGCGCTCCGGGTGGGCGCCCACGATCTTCGGCTGTCAGGCGCCGGACTCCGGCAACGCCGAGATCCTCGCCCACTACGGCACCGACGAGCAGAAGGCCCGCTATCTCGAACCACTGCTCGAGAACCACATCTCATCGTGCTACTCGATGACCGAACCCCATGCCGGGGCCGACCCGACGCTGTTCACCACTCGGGCCGAACTCGACGGTGACGAGTGGGTCATCAACGGCGAGAAGTGGTTCTCGTCGAATGCCAAGTACTCGACGTTCCTCATCACCATGGCGGTCACCAATCCCGACGTGAGCGCCTACCAGGGCATGTCGATGTTCATCATCCCCACCGACACACCCGGCATCGAGATCATCCGCAACGTCGGCATCGGCACCGAATCCGAGGAACACGCCTCCCACGCGTACCTGCGTTACGACGACGTGCGGGTACCCGCCGACCATGTGCTCGGCGGTGAGGGCCAGGCGTTCGCGATCGCCCAGACCCGCCTCGGCGGTGGCCGGATCCACCACGCCATGCGCACGATCGCCACCCTGCGCAAGGCGTTCGACCTGATGTGTGAACGGGCCCTGTCCCGCGACGTCCGCGGCGGCAACCTCGCGTCGCTCGGCATCACGCAGGAGAAGATCGCCGACAGTTGGATCGAGATCGAACAGTTCCGCTTGCTGGTGCTCCGGACCGCCTGGCTGATCGACAAGCACAACGACTACAAGATCGTG
The sequence above is a segment of the Acidimicrobiales bacterium genome. Coding sequences within it:
- a CDS encoding cysteine hydrolase; translated protein: MDDDAKARRDQERLATLVGPAHTAVLTMELQQGVVGEGALLPALVARVAEAGTITHAARVCRAARGAGASVVHCTVEHRADGIGSTENCKIFAMGAKLRREQGIVPTEIGTPGAALVPELGPEPGDVVVPRMHGMTPFMSTSLDQMLRNMGITTIVATGVSVNLGILGLCINAIDLGYQVVLPRDAVVGLPADYADAVIDHTLSSITTITTTDELCRLWPSPPPTN
- a CDS encoding acyl-CoA dehydrogenase family protein codes for the protein MWDFETEPDYQAKLDWADEFVREEIEPLDHVLGSPFDKSDPRVIDLIRPLQQQVKDQALWACHLGPELGGPGYGQVKLALLNEILGRSGWAPTIFGCQAPDSGNAEILAHYGTDEQKARYLEPLLENHISSCYSMTEPHAGADPTLFTTRAELDGDEWVINGEKWFSSNAKYSTFLITMAVTNPDVSAYQGMSMFIIPTDTPGIEIIRNVGIGTESEEHASHAYLRYDDVRVPADHVLGGEGQAFAIAQTRLGGGRIHHAMRTIATLRKAFDLMCERALSRDVRGGNLASLGITQEKIADSWIEIEQFRLLVLRTAWLIDKHNDYKIVRKDISAIKAAMPKVLHDVVQRSMHLHGSLGISNEMPFSGWMVAAEVMGLADGPTENHKVVLARQLLKGYRPHDGLFPRAHLPAVREAARAKYAEFLEHEVGNS